The genomic segment GTATCAAGTTCAAGATTCTGGCGCTGGTCGCCGCCTTCGCCATCATCGCTTCGGCCATTACCGGTCTGGGGTTGGCCACCATCGGCGACTACAACAAAATCCTGGCCAGCTACGGCAATGCCAACCAGAACGCCTATAACGGCGAAAAGCTCAACCGCCTCGTGACGCTTGTGGTGATGGAATCGCGCGGCGTCTACATGGCCGAAAGCACCGAAAAGGCCAAGAAGTTCGCCGATGGCGTCGATAAGGGCCTCGACGATATGCAGGCGCTTTTGACCTCGTGGAAGGCCACGCTTGAACCCAACGAACTGCCGGCCTTTGCCGCCGTCGAAGCCAAGGCGCAGCAATTCATCACCTTCCGCCGCGAAATCGCCCGCGTTGGCCGTGATGTCTCTCCAGAAGAGGCCAACACGTTAGGCAATAACGAAGCCAACCGCGCCAACCGCTCGGGCTTCCAGAAAGACATCGACGCGATGGTCACCACCATCCGCGCCGATCTGGAAAAATCGCAGGCCGAGGTGGCTGGCTATAGTCAGACGCGCTCCAACCTCTTCCTGCTGATGGCCGTCACCGGCATTCTGGCCCTGCTGGCCGTCTCTCTCTGGGTCGCCATCAAGGTCATTTCGCGCCCGATCCAGAATATCGACCGCAGCGTGACGCGTATCTCCGAAGGCGCCTATGACACGCCGATCCCGGAGCATACGGCCAAGGACGAGATCGGCAGCCTGTGGCGTTCGATCCGCGTCCTGCGCGACCGCGCCGCCGAAGCCGAGCAGCTCAAGGTCGAGCAGCAGATGGCCGAAAAGCGCGCCTATCAGGAGCTGATGGCCGAACGTAACCGCATCGCGGCCGAGTTTGAAAAGCACATGGGCGAACTGGCCACGCGCTTTATCTCCTCGTCGCGTACCGTTGCCGAAGCCGCCCGCGGCCTTAACGAAACGGCCGAAGACACCTCAACCCGCGCCGCCTCGGTGTCGCAGGCCGCTATCGACGCCGCTAACAACGTGCAAAACGTGGCTGCGGCCACCGAAGAACTGTCGGCCAGCGTCGGTGAAATCAACCATCAGGTCGTGCGGACCGCCGAGGTGACGCAAAGCGCCGTCGAAGAAGCCAAGAAGACCGAAGAGGCCATTCAGACGCTCTCGACCGCCGCTCAGCAGATCGGCGAGGTCATCAACCTCATTCAGGCCATCGCCGCTCAGACCAACCTGCTGGCGCTCAATGCCACCATCGAATCGGCGCGCGCCGGGGAAGCCGGTAAGGGCTTTGCCGTCGTCGCCTCCGAAGTGAAGCAACTGGCGCAGCAAACCGCCAAGGCCACGGACGACATCCGCTCTAAGATTTCGGAAATCCAGTCGGCGACAGCGGTTACGGTGGGTTCCATCGACGCCATCGTGCGGACGATCGAAACCATCGGCGGCCTGACCGGCTCGATTGCGGCCTCGGTCGAACAACAAGGTGCGGCGACGAATGAAATCGCCGCCAATACCAACCGCGCCGCCACCGGCACGCGCGATGTGACCGGCCACATTACAGGTGTCGATCAGGCGGCCCAGATGACCGGCCACGCCGCGCAGCAACTGCTGGGTCTGTCGTCGGAACTGGAAGAACGCTCCGCCGACCTGCAAGGCGAGGTCGTGGCCTTCGTGCAGCGCCTGCGCGCCGCATAACACGCTTAAGACAAAGCGTTTCCGATAAAATCTCCCCGCCGGTGCGTGCCTCCGGCGGGGTTTTTTTATGCGTCCAGAGGATTGTCCGGCAGCTTCCAGTCGATAGGCGTCACGCCCTGCGCCTTCAGCCAGTCATTGGCTTTCGAAAAGGGCCGGCTGCCCAGAAAGCCGTTGTGCGCCGACAAAGGCGACGGGTGCGCCGATTTCAGCACCAGATGGCGCGACGCATCGACAAAGGCGGCTTTTTTCTGCGCATAGGCACCCCACAGGATGAAGACGACGGGTTGCGGTAAATCATTGACGCGGGCAATCACCGCGTCGGTGAACTTTTCCCAGCCGCGTCCCTGATGCGCCGCCGCCTTGCCCTCCTCGACCGTCAACACGCTGTTGAGCAGCAGCACACCCTGCTTGGCCCAGTGTTCCAGAAAGCCATGTCGCGCGGGCGGAATGCCGAGATCGCTTTGCATCTCCTTGTATATATTGACCAAAGACGGCGGGATGCGCACGCCCGGCCGCACGCTGAAACACAGGCCGTGCGCCTGACCTTCGCCGTGATAGGGGTCCTGCCCCAGAATGACGACCTTGACCTTATCGAGCGGCGTCAGGTCCAGCGCCCGGAAATACTCGCTGCCCCTGGGGAAGATGCGCTTGCCGTGGGCCTTTTCCTCTTTGAGGAAGGCTTTGAGCGATTGCATGTACGGGCTGTGGAATTCCGACGTCAGCGCCGCCTTCCAACCGGGTTCGAGGCTGATGCCGTCCGTGGTGGGGGTGGCTGTCATACGATATATCCTCTTGCACGGTAGAATGGCCCGAACGGACACCGACTCTGCGAAAGCGTCAAGCCGACGGATCATGTCCCTGTCCGCGTAAAACCCCACAGACCAATTGATAACCGTTCGCAAGCGTGAGAGACTACGGGTGGGCGGGACTGATGAGAGAAGGACATTCCATGCGCACATTCGCATTCGCCGCAGCCCTGATCGTCGCTGCCACACCGGTCTTTGCCGCCCCGGCGACGTCAGACCTGATCGGCAATGATGGCAAGACCATCGGCACGGTCACCGTCACCCCGGCCCCCAAGGGCGTCATCCTGCGCATCGAAGCGACGGGCCTCAGCGAAGGCTGGCACGGCGTGCACTTCCACGCCAAGGGCGACTGCGGCGACACCGCCAAATTCCAGAATTCCGGCGGCCACGTCCATGACGCCAGCCACGGCGCGCTGGTGCACGGCCTGCTGAACCCTGCCGCCAATGACGATGGCGACCTGACCAATATCTATGCCGGTAAAGACGGCGTGGCCAAGGCCGAAATCTTTTCGTCACTGGTCAGCTATGCGCCCACCGCCGGTAAGTCGGCCTTGAAAGACGCCGACGGCGCGGCGGTCGTGGTTCACGCTTCGCCCGACGACTATTCGAGCCAGCCCATCGGGGGTGCCGGGGCGCGTGTCGCCTGTGCGGTGGTGAAATAGCCCATAAAAAAGCCCCTTCCGGGAGGCCGGAAGGGGCAGTGGCTCAGGGAAGTCACCCAGAAAAGACTTCCCAGAAAAGACTTCAATGAGAACTCTCACCCCATCACTATGACGCGACACGCATAGCGATCCCATCGGGGAAGCGCGCCCGCCCGTAAGAAACCGGTAAGTTTCAAAACGCGGGTGCGGCGGTAATCTCGATCCTGCGCCCGTCGGCCGGATGCGGAAATGCCAGATATTCGGCATGGAGCCGCAATCGCGGGCTGAGCGCACGCACCGCATCCGGCGCATAAAACTCATCGCCCAGAA from the Asticcacaulis excentricus genome contains:
- a CDS encoding methyl-accepting chemotaxis protein; its protein translation is MSIKFKILALVAAFAIIASAITGLGLATIGDYNKILASYGNANQNAYNGEKLNRLVTLVVMESRGVYMAESTEKAKKFADGVDKGLDDMQALLTSWKATLEPNELPAFAAVEAKAQQFITFRREIARVGRDVSPEEANTLGNNEANRANRSGFQKDIDAMVTTIRADLEKSQAEVAGYSQTRSNLFLLMAVTGILALLAVSLWVAIKVISRPIQNIDRSVTRISEGAYDTPIPEHTAKDEIGSLWRSIRVLRDRAAEAEQLKVEQQMAEKRAYQELMAERNRIAAEFEKHMGELATRFISSSRTVAEAARGLNETAEDTSTRAASVSQAAIDAANNVQNVAAATEELSASVGEINHQVVRTAEVTQSAVEEAKKTEEAIQTLSTAAQQIGEVINLIQAIAAQTNLLALNATIESARAGEAGKGFAVVASEVKQLAQQTAKATDDIRSKISEIQSATAVTVGSIDAIVRTIETIGGLTGSIAASVEQQGAATNEIAANTNRAATGTRDVTGHITGVDQAAQMTGHAAQQLLGLSSELEERSADLQGEVVAFVQRLRAA
- a CDS encoding superoxide dismutase family protein yields the protein MRTFAFAAALIVAATPVFAAPATSDLIGNDGKTIGTVTVTPAPKGVILRIEATGLSEGWHGVHFHAKGDCGDTAKFQNSGGHVHDASHGALVHGLLNPAANDDGDLTNIYAGKDGVAKAEIFSSLVSYAPTAGKSALKDADGAAVVVHASPDDYSSQPIGGAGARVACAVVK
- the ung gene encoding uracil-DNA glycosylase, which codes for MTATPTTDGISLEPGWKAALTSEFHSPYMQSLKAFLKEEKAHGKRIFPRGSEYFRALDLTPLDKVKVVILGQDPYHGEGQAHGLCFSVRPGVRIPPSLVNIYKEMQSDLGIPPARHGFLEHWAKQGVLLLNSVLTVEEGKAAAHQGRGWEKFTDAVIARVNDLPQPVVFILWGAYAQKKAAFVDASRHLVLKSAHPSPLSAHNGFLGSRPFSKANDWLKAQGVTPIDWKLPDNPLDA